One stretch of Lucilia cuprina isolate Lc7/37 chromosome 6, ASM2204524v1, whole genome shotgun sequence DNA includes these proteins:
- the LOC111679014 gene encoding centrosomal protein of 131 kDa isoform X2, whose amino-acid sequence MDLSLKGSQINLVTRQKPKPKYSSQINLLKPATRCHSRPRSASFFERRSYTSLYLRPQSADPKFGRNFASPCGSYTTQDSDFTNLNLSKRQQKKFQSVSSSNLLKLLLDEPIKRSWLCKDSANNSEGDASDLSSSRKSGSYSSLNKPQYNERYMSTVRNPTRKISSTSSYSMLHVNKDKQNKEDYYSYHKTAAKPDLPGRVSFSKPSSTLQLPSDDNDSSDYENLNTYVLPQSSTKQQEDISAPGPIDYSFKSKTLESTAPTQQLHKELSSLSLKKSVHFGSSGNGEEVLAETFEYPKCPSENCSCSTRSSSSGSLQESPSPKCYCASPTCKYSMEPFNKLNEQDQQMATTKETISSNTTSPKNSKISLDLVEAEESQVIRDYKNAVGEQLDNSVVKNLLEETKPKAASNTNLNNFELPSYLNKYSNPTPTVEALEKPNNLTEPKTLNSNYKTEIAKKDFLKMDNKLESPTKKSSSETVINNYLKVAGSSAAIIKKKENINNTKTETKKTLATANNSLSKSKPKTTSIAPLTQNNIKKAKSFGNIREDSNLHEFNIDKIDTWMSMHEQTSQAISTSTGLNQHTSLDESFEKFTQETLEAMSALDPEEVEEEEEDEEDGKNSESQDDSTYDEIVSVIKEIEEDKKKAERVNSEMNLKLSTTPSIGTPHSPPETAKGKESPDKYKDILSYLDNVEDSCEKTLMETRRSMPDTNRSEVEFVVEPDIAEDVPKLSDLLMLPNHQLARRVIALSLRANELANAVQLSKEHVIKVRTEKQKSIRSEKSNAANRMKEQKKHYEAIVKRHQGFIEQLLKDKGSLCEKVAALTRRLESQNQAWEHKLETEITRVKENTMAGEKIRRERWVRENTKKIKELTVKGLEAEINKMNCNHQKEITELKRAHQQQLLDALEEERLKHEQIEKTIRESCAQDRESIISKERNAIRERFERQLEEERNSFDEQKQKLMEEHQLEKQRLQNELKQKEVELQTKRSEWQQEKDAEMEQAISELQDKMSKQEEKFLNRLNTMEKQYEADFEIWKTEYENKCKVQQVEKENNIRQHYRNERDRQIDAIVQRMDAEALKNNEEFENKISRLREKYEKDLQELESVEKSVREKYAETRSKLAESDAQARNFQAEIKQLQLELEHSKKMCSEYLTERDQLRENLRSEIQNEVQSLKLERDQEIQKIHKRVQQAIEKKDATIDILQKENGALRERCLKLEAVIRQQRKDYCVK is encoded by the exons atggatttaagTTTAAAAGGTTCACAG ATAAATTTGGTTACACGACAAAAACCTAAACCCAAGTACTCATcgcaaataaatcttttaaaacccGCTACACGCTGTCATTCTCGTCCCAGATCGGCGAGTTTTTTTGAAAGACGTTCTTACACTTCATTGTATTTAAGACCACAATCGGCAGATCCTAAATTTGGTAGAAATTTTGCCAGTCCTTGCGGTTCTTATACAACCCAAGATTCAGATTTTACCAATTTGAATTTAAGTAAAAGGCAACAGAAAAAGTTTCAATCGGTTTCCTCTTCAAAtctattgaaattattattagatGAACCCATAAAAAGATCATGGTTGTGTAAGGATTCCGCAAATAATAGTGAGGGAGATGCCTCGGATTTGAGTTCTTCACGCAAAAGTGGTAGCTACAGTTCATTAAATAAACCACAATATAACGAAAGATATATGAGTACGGTAAGAAATCCCACAAGAAAAATATCATCCACCTCCTCATACTCTATGCTACATGTTAATAAggataaacaaaataaagaagatTACTATAGTTATCATAAAACAGCAGCCAAACCAGATCTTCCGGGTAGAGTATCGTTTTCAAAGCCCTCCTCTACACTACAGTTACCAAGTGATGATAATGATTCTAGTGATTATGAAAATCTAAATACTTATGTGTTACCACAATCGTCAACAAAACAACAGGAAGATATATCAGCTCCAGGACCTATAGATTAttcttttaaatcaaaaaccttAGAATCCACAGCACCCACTCAACAACTGCACAAGGAATTGTCTTCATTAAGTTTAAAGAAATCCGTACATTTTGGTTCTTCCGGCAATGGTGAAGAAGTTTTAGCAGAAACTTTTGAATATCCCAAGTGTCCTTCGGAAAATTGTTCTTGCAGTACCAGATCTTCTTCTTCGGGTTCTTTACAAGAGTCTCCCAGTCCTAAATGTTATTGTGCCTCACCCACTTGCAAGTACTCAATGGAAccttttaataaactaaacgaACAAGACCAACAAATGGCCACAACAAAGGAAACCATAAGTTCAAACACCACAAGCCcaaaaaacagtaaaatttcTCTGGACCTAGTAGAAGCCGAGGAATCGCAAGTTATTAGAGACTATAAAAATGCCGTGGGAGAACAATTGGATAATTCGGTGGTAAAAAATCTATTGGAAGAAACTAAACCAAAAGCTGCCTCcaatacaaatttaaacaattttgaattacCTTCCTAtctaaacaaatattcaaatCCTACACCAACAGTTGAGGCTTTGGAAAAACCCAATAATTTAACAGAACCCAAAACACTCAATTCAAACTATAAAACTGAAATAgctaaaaaagattttcttaaaatggaCAATAAATTAGAAAGTCCCACAAAGAAAAGCTCCAGTGAAACGGTcattaataattatttgaaagTAGCCGGCTCCTCAGCGGCCATTAttaagaaaaaggaaaatattaataacactAAAACGGAAACTAAGAAAACTCTAGCTACAGCAAATAATTCACTGTCAAAGTCAAAACCCAAAACTACTTCCATAGCTCCCctaacacaaaataatattaaaaaagccAAAAGTTTTGGAAATATAAGAGAGGATTCCAATTTGCATGAATTCAATATCGATAAAATCGATACTTGGATGTCTATGCATGAGCAAACTTCACAAGCTATAAGCACAAGTACAGGTTTAAATCAACACACTTCCCTGGATGAATCTTTTGAGAAATTTACCCAAGAAACTCTTGAAGCCATGTCGGCTTTAGATCCTGAGGAAGTTGAAGAAGAGGAGGAGGATGAAGAAGATGGAAAAAATTCGGAATCTCAAGATGATTCTACTTATGATGAAATAGTATCAGTTATTAAGGAAATAGAAGAGGATAAAAAGAAGG CGGAACGTGTTAATTccgaaatgaatttaaaattaagcacCACTCCAAGTATAGGAACACCTCATAGTCCTCCAGAAACTGCTAAAGGTAAAGAATCTCCTGataaatataaagatattttaagtTATCTGGATAATGTGGAGGATAGTTGTGAGAAAACTTTAATGGAAACCCGACGTTCTATGCCAGATACAAATCGTAGTGAAGTGGAATTTGTCGTAGAGCCCGATATTGCAGAGGATGTACCCAA ACTTTCCGATTTATTAATGCTGCCTAATCACCAATTAGCTCGACGTGTTATAGCTCTCAGTTTGAGAGCCAATGAACTGGCCAACGCGGTGCAATTGTCCAAGGAACATGTCATAAAAGTACGCACCGAGAAACAAAAGAGCATTCGCTCCGAAAAATCAAATGCCGCCAATCGTATGAAAGAACAAAAGAAACACTATGAGGCCATAGTCAAAAGACATCAAGGTTTCATAGAGCAACTGTTAAAAGATAAAGGTTCTTTGTGTGAAAAAGTGGCAGCTCTCACCAGACGTTTAGAAAGTCAAAATCAAGCCTGGGAACACAAACTAGAGACAGAGATAACACGTGTGAAAGAGAACACAATGGCTGGAGAAAAAATTCGCCGGGAAAGATGGGTCAGAGAGAATACGAAGAAAATTAAG GAACTAACGGTTAAAGGTTTAGAGgcggaaattaataaaatgaattgCAATCATCAAAAAGAAATAACAGAATTAAAAAGAGCTCACCAGCAGCAATTGTTGGATGCTTTGGAAGAGGAACGTTTGAAACATGAGCAAATagagaaaactataagagagtCTTGTGCCCAGGATAGAGAGTCTATTATAAGTAAGGAAAGAAATGCTATAAGAGAAAG ATTCGAACGCCAACTGGAAGAAGAACGTAATTCCTTTGACGAACAAAAGCAAAAGTTAATGGAGGAGCATCAGTTAGAAAAACAACGTTTACAAAatgaattgaaacaaaaagaAGTGGAGTTGCAAACAAAACGATCTGAATGGCAGCAAGAAAAAGATGCCGAAATGGAACAAGCCATTTCAGAACTACAGGATAAAATGTccaaacaagaagaaaaattcCTTAATCGTCTCAATACCATGGAAAAACAATATGAGGCAGATTTTGAAATTTGGAAAActgaatatgaaaataaatgcaAAGTGCAACAAGTGGAGAAAGAAAATAACATACGTCAGCATTATCGCAACGAGAGAGATCGACAAATTGATGCTATAGTGCAAAGAATGGATGCAGAGGCtttgaaaaataatgaagaatttgaaaataaaataag CCGTTTGCGAGAGAAATACGAAAAAGATTTGCAAGAATTAGAAAGTGTAGAGAAGTCTGTAAGAGAAAAATATGCTGAGACAAGAAGCAAATTAGCCGAATCTGATGCTCAAGCTAGAAACTTCCAAGCTGAAattaaacaattacaattagAATTGGAACATAGTAAAAAGATGTGCTCTGAATATCTTACGGAACGTGATCAATTAAGAGAAAATCTACGCTCTGAAATACAAAATGAAGTGCAGTCCTTGAAACTGGAACGTGATCAAGAAATACAAAAGATTCATAAAAG aGTCCAACAAGCTATTGAGAAAAAGGATGCTACCattgatattttacaaaaagagaATGGCGCTTTAAGAGAAAGATGCTTAAAATTGGAGGCTGTTATAAGACAGCAGCGCAAGGACTATTGTGTCAAGTAA
- the LOC111679014 gene encoding centrosomal protein of 131 kDa isoform X1, with the protein MDLSLKGSQINLVTRQKPKPKYSSQINLLKPATRCHSRPRSASFFERRSYTSLYLRPQSADPKFGRNFASPCGSYTTQDSDFTNLNLSKRQQKKFQSVSSSNLLKLLLDEPIKRSWLCKDSANNSEGDASDLSSSRKSGSYSSLNKPQYNERYMSTVRNPTRKISSTSSYSMLHVNKDKQNKEDYYSYHKTAAKPDLPGRVSFSKPSSTLQLPSDDNDSSDYENLNTYVLPQSSTKQQEDISAPGPIDYSFKSKTLESTAPTQQLHKELSSLSLKKSVHFGSSGNGEEVLAETFEYPKCPSENCSCSTRSSSSGSLQESPSPKCYCASPTCKYSMEPFNKLNEQDQQMATTKETISSNTTSPKNSKISLDLVEAEESQVIRDYKNAVGEQLDNSVVKNLLEETKPKAASNTNLNNFELPSYLNKYSNPTPTVEALEKPNNLTEPKTLNSNYKTEIAKKDFLKMDNKLESPTKKSSSETVINNYLKVAGSSAAIIKKKENINNTKTETKKTLATANNSLSKSKPKTTSIAPLTQNNIKKAKSFGNIREDSNLHEFNIDKIDTWMSMHEQTSQAISTSTGLNQHTSLDESFEKFTQETLEAMSALDPEEVEEEEEDEEDGKNSESQDDSTYDEIVSVIKEIEEDKKKDNLAERVNSEMNLKLSTTPSIGTPHSPPETAKGKESPDKYKDILSYLDNVEDSCEKTLMETRRSMPDTNRSEVEFVVEPDIAEDVPKLSDLLMLPNHQLARRVIALSLRANELANAVQLSKEHVIKVRTEKQKSIRSEKSNAANRMKEQKKHYEAIVKRHQGFIEQLLKDKGSLCEKVAALTRRLESQNQAWEHKLETEITRVKENTMAGEKIRRERWVRENTKKIKELTVKGLEAEINKMNCNHQKEITELKRAHQQQLLDALEEERLKHEQIEKTIRESCAQDRESIISKERNAIRERFERQLEEERNSFDEQKQKLMEEHQLEKQRLQNELKQKEVELQTKRSEWQQEKDAEMEQAISELQDKMSKQEEKFLNRLNTMEKQYEADFEIWKTEYENKCKVQQVEKENNIRQHYRNERDRQIDAIVQRMDAEALKNNEEFENKISRLREKYEKDLQELESVEKSVREKYAETRSKLAESDAQARNFQAEIKQLQLELEHSKKMCSEYLTERDQLRENLRSEIQNEVQSLKLERDQEIQKIHKRVQQAIEKKDATIDILQKENGALRERCLKLEAVIRQQRKDYCVK; encoded by the exons atggatttaagTTTAAAAGGTTCACAG ATAAATTTGGTTACACGACAAAAACCTAAACCCAAGTACTCATcgcaaataaatcttttaaaacccGCTACACGCTGTCATTCTCGTCCCAGATCGGCGAGTTTTTTTGAAAGACGTTCTTACACTTCATTGTATTTAAGACCACAATCGGCAGATCCTAAATTTGGTAGAAATTTTGCCAGTCCTTGCGGTTCTTATACAACCCAAGATTCAGATTTTACCAATTTGAATTTAAGTAAAAGGCAACAGAAAAAGTTTCAATCGGTTTCCTCTTCAAAtctattgaaattattattagatGAACCCATAAAAAGATCATGGTTGTGTAAGGATTCCGCAAATAATAGTGAGGGAGATGCCTCGGATTTGAGTTCTTCACGCAAAAGTGGTAGCTACAGTTCATTAAATAAACCACAATATAACGAAAGATATATGAGTACGGTAAGAAATCCCACAAGAAAAATATCATCCACCTCCTCATACTCTATGCTACATGTTAATAAggataaacaaaataaagaagatTACTATAGTTATCATAAAACAGCAGCCAAACCAGATCTTCCGGGTAGAGTATCGTTTTCAAAGCCCTCCTCTACACTACAGTTACCAAGTGATGATAATGATTCTAGTGATTATGAAAATCTAAATACTTATGTGTTACCACAATCGTCAACAAAACAACAGGAAGATATATCAGCTCCAGGACCTATAGATTAttcttttaaatcaaaaaccttAGAATCCACAGCACCCACTCAACAACTGCACAAGGAATTGTCTTCATTAAGTTTAAAGAAATCCGTACATTTTGGTTCTTCCGGCAATGGTGAAGAAGTTTTAGCAGAAACTTTTGAATATCCCAAGTGTCCTTCGGAAAATTGTTCTTGCAGTACCAGATCTTCTTCTTCGGGTTCTTTACAAGAGTCTCCCAGTCCTAAATGTTATTGTGCCTCACCCACTTGCAAGTACTCAATGGAAccttttaataaactaaacgaACAAGACCAACAAATGGCCACAACAAAGGAAACCATAAGTTCAAACACCACAAGCCcaaaaaacagtaaaatttcTCTGGACCTAGTAGAAGCCGAGGAATCGCAAGTTATTAGAGACTATAAAAATGCCGTGGGAGAACAATTGGATAATTCGGTGGTAAAAAATCTATTGGAAGAAACTAAACCAAAAGCTGCCTCcaatacaaatttaaacaattttgaattacCTTCCTAtctaaacaaatattcaaatCCTACACCAACAGTTGAGGCTTTGGAAAAACCCAATAATTTAACAGAACCCAAAACACTCAATTCAAACTATAAAACTGAAATAgctaaaaaagattttcttaaaatggaCAATAAATTAGAAAGTCCCACAAAGAAAAGCTCCAGTGAAACGGTcattaataattatttgaaagTAGCCGGCTCCTCAGCGGCCATTAttaagaaaaaggaaaatattaataacactAAAACGGAAACTAAGAAAACTCTAGCTACAGCAAATAATTCACTGTCAAAGTCAAAACCCAAAACTACTTCCATAGCTCCCctaacacaaaataatattaaaaaagccAAAAGTTTTGGAAATATAAGAGAGGATTCCAATTTGCATGAATTCAATATCGATAAAATCGATACTTGGATGTCTATGCATGAGCAAACTTCACAAGCTATAAGCACAAGTACAGGTTTAAATCAACACACTTCCCTGGATGAATCTTTTGAGAAATTTACCCAAGAAACTCTTGAAGCCATGTCGGCTTTAGATCCTGAGGAAGTTGAAGAAGAGGAGGAGGATGAAGAAGATGGAAAAAATTCGGAATCTCAAGATGATTCTACTTATGATGAAATAGTATCAGTTATTAAGGAAATAGAAGAGGATAAAAAGAAGG ataacttaGCGGAACGTGTTAATTccgaaatgaatttaaaattaagcacCACTCCAAGTATAGGAACACCTCATAGTCCTCCAGAAACTGCTAAAGGTAAAGAATCTCCTGataaatataaagatattttaagtTATCTGGATAATGTGGAGGATAGTTGTGAGAAAACTTTAATGGAAACCCGACGTTCTATGCCAGATACAAATCGTAGTGAAGTGGAATTTGTCGTAGAGCCCGATATTGCAGAGGATGTACCCAA ACTTTCCGATTTATTAATGCTGCCTAATCACCAATTAGCTCGACGTGTTATAGCTCTCAGTTTGAGAGCCAATGAACTGGCCAACGCGGTGCAATTGTCCAAGGAACATGTCATAAAAGTACGCACCGAGAAACAAAAGAGCATTCGCTCCGAAAAATCAAATGCCGCCAATCGTATGAAAGAACAAAAGAAACACTATGAGGCCATAGTCAAAAGACATCAAGGTTTCATAGAGCAACTGTTAAAAGATAAAGGTTCTTTGTGTGAAAAAGTGGCAGCTCTCACCAGACGTTTAGAAAGTCAAAATCAAGCCTGGGAACACAAACTAGAGACAGAGATAACACGTGTGAAAGAGAACACAATGGCTGGAGAAAAAATTCGCCGGGAAAGATGGGTCAGAGAGAATACGAAGAAAATTAAG GAACTAACGGTTAAAGGTTTAGAGgcggaaattaataaaatgaattgCAATCATCAAAAAGAAATAACAGAATTAAAAAGAGCTCACCAGCAGCAATTGTTGGATGCTTTGGAAGAGGAACGTTTGAAACATGAGCAAATagagaaaactataagagagtCTTGTGCCCAGGATAGAGAGTCTATTATAAGTAAGGAAAGAAATGCTATAAGAGAAAG ATTCGAACGCCAACTGGAAGAAGAACGTAATTCCTTTGACGAACAAAAGCAAAAGTTAATGGAGGAGCATCAGTTAGAAAAACAACGTTTACAAAatgaattgaaacaaaaagaAGTGGAGTTGCAAACAAAACGATCTGAATGGCAGCAAGAAAAAGATGCCGAAATGGAACAAGCCATTTCAGAACTACAGGATAAAATGTccaaacaagaagaaaaattcCTTAATCGTCTCAATACCATGGAAAAACAATATGAGGCAGATTTTGAAATTTGGAAAActgaatatgaaaataaatgcaAAGTGCAACAAGTGGAGAAAGAAAATAACATACGTCAGCATTATCGCAACGAGAGAGATCGACAAATTGATGCTATAGTGCAAAGAATGGATGCAGAGGCtttgaaaaataatgaagaatttgaaaataaaataag CCGTTTGCGAGAGAAATACGAAAAAGATTTGCAAGAATTAGAAAGTGTAGAGAAGTCTGTAAGAGAAAAATATGCTGAGACAAGAAGCAAATTAGCCGAATCTGATGCTCAAGCTAGAAACTTCCAAGCTGAAattaaacaattacaattagAATTGGAACATAGTAAAAAGATGTGCTCTGAATATCTTACGGAACGTGATCAATTAAGAGAAAATCTACGCTCTGAAATACAAAATGAAGTGCAGTCCTTGAAACTGGAACGTGATCAAGAAATACAAAAGATTCATAAAAG aGTCCAACAAGCTATTGAGAAAAAGGATGCTACCattgatattttacaaaaagagaATGGCGCTTTAAGAGAAAGATGCTTAAAATTGGAGGCTGTTATAAGACAGCAGCGCAAGGACTATTGTGTCAAGTAA